aaaatttgcGCGGACAGACATgtcaaatttataataattggTTCCAACATGCTTACTGTTGTagatataaactataatattattgtgtttaaaaatatcatattaaataattatttagcagtgataaaattttaaaatatacattatgtatataaaataaatatttatttataaaaagtaaaatcaAATCTGCGCGGATAAACATgtcaaatttataataattggTTTCAACATGCTTACCGTTGCAGatataaaccataatattattgtgtttaaaaatatcatattaaataattattttagcagtgataaatttttaaaatatatattatgtatataaaataaatatttatttataaaaagcaaaatcaaaatttgcACGGACAAGCATGTCAAATTTATAATAGTTGGTTCCAACATGCTTACCgttgaaaatataaactataatattattatgtttaaaaatatcatattaaacaattatttagcggtgataaatttttaaaatatatattatgtatataaagaaatatttatttataaaaagtaaaatcaaaatttgcGTGGACAAGCATgtcaaatttataataattggTTCTAACATGCTTACCGTTGCAGATATGGATTTAGCATCGTTATCACTGCTACAATCAACAATGATCCCTGTCAAAGCTTTCGTTGGCCTGTGATCGTTGCGGTGCTCTTGCATTGTGATGTCTAGATCTCCAAGTACATCAGCATAATTCCCTCCGTTAAAACTCAGCAGTTTATTAATATAATCATCATCGCAGGGAGCTTGTGGCTGCTGCTGGTAAGGGCAGTAGTCGTCGTTGAAAAACGTGTCTGGATTGAATAGAGAGGGATCATCCTGCTCGTTCAGTGGGTTGGCCAAATCATCCCAAGACATGTAGAAATCTTCTTCCGTTGGTTGCTCAACCtgaatatgtaaaataaatggGTTTGATAAATACTAATGGAAAGCTGAAACACATTGTCATAAACTGGACTCACCTCAGGGGCAGTGTTAATCTCTCTGACAGTATTCAAGTCAGAGACCATGGTGGAGTGGCTTAACTCATTGGAGTTATTACCGTACAAACTATCTCCGTCAGCACCCTTGTACATTACTTGGCAGATAACATAGTTCCTCTGTAACAAAATTCCAGAAAggtacacacacacacatgagTTCTGTTCTAGCAAAACAAAGTTAAATTACTTAGTACACAAACAACTCTACCATAAGCTTTGACAGCAGCAACATTAAACTAGGCCTCCAAACAAGTGTTTGATGAGCTTTGATAGAAACAAAAGAATTAACTAGACCACAGCTCACATATAACACTAAAAACCTCAAATTGAGCTAAATATATAGCAAGCATCCAACAACTAGAtcagaaataaattaaaaggcCAAATACATTTTAAGAATATTACTTGTTCATTACACATCACTAAGACAACTCTACCATTCACAACCTTTGACAGAAGCAATATAAAACTATGCCACAACTTGTATAACACTTAGACCCTCAAATTGAGATAAAGGTAGGGGAAGTCAACTAGATCTGAGACAGATGAATCAAACCCCATATCCACATCAAGAAGATCAAGAAAATATGAAACATAAGACCAATTCAACTAAACACATAATCTCAAATTGAGCAACAGGTATCAACCAACACATGGGTTATGTCAACTAGATCGGATACAGATGAACCAAACCACATATTCACATCAAGaagatcaagaaaaaaaaatgaaacacaaAATCTCAAATTAA
This genomic stretch from Brassica napus cultivar Da-Ae chromosome C9, Da-Ae, whole genome shotgun sequence harbors:
- the LOC106426611 gene encoding NAC domain-containing protein 69-like; the encoded protein is MHEYHITSLPPSQRNYVICQVMYKGADGDSLYGNNSNELSHSTMVSDLNTVREINTAPEVEQPTEEDFYMSWDDLANPLNEQDDPSLFNPDTFFNDDYCPYQQQPQAPCDDDYINKLLSFNGGNYADVLGDLDITMQEHRNDHRPTKALTGIIVDCSSDNDAKSISATVSMLEPIIINLTCLSTQILILLFINKYFFIYIIYILKIYHR